Genomic DNA from Dioscorea cayenensis subsp. rotundata cultivar TDr96_F1 chromosome 1, TDr96_F1_v2_PseudoChromosome.rev07_lg8_w22 25.fasta, whole genome shotgun sequence:
GAtgaacaatgcttcactatataATGGGAATAACAAGAGTATAAGAAATAGGCATAAAGCCACAAGAGAGTTTACCAAACTCTAAGAACTAGCCTTACCTAAAAGACAAGGGTCTTACATTGTTTTAATGAGATCAAGTAAGAACAAAAACTCTCCTCTACACCTTCACTCTTTCCACTCTCAAAATACAAGaaaactcaccctctcaatctttctcccttttctctcattacacAACGCCCaacaaatataactttataCAGACAATATCGCAACCTAGCCTgttggattaaaagagatcaagatttggctttATTCCAAAGATATCAAGctcaatatttaatatttaagtcTTTAATAAACCCAtccaacttaagtatttttcgTTTCACGATTTGATTTTGTTCGTGATCAACAATTTAATTTTGAAGACTTTCTTTAACACATTTCCTTTGATTAAAGCCATGTCACACAAGTCAAACTCAAAATGCATCTGTTAGTAGCGatagctaatatatatattgaaagtaAGAGTTCAACATGCAAAATAAATGGTAAGCataatgaattaattttctaattaacTTTAATAAATGATCAAGAGATTATCGGATTGTAATAAATGGTTTTTGAATAAGTGTTTTATTTGGTTAAAGCTGGTGCGCATTACAACCAAACTTAGTCATGACATGGAgtaatatatgattattaaacTTGTCATGACTATAACTTGTCAAATTTTTCGTATTGGTTATGAgtttgacaatatatatatatatatatatatctccccTCCACACCAATAAAAGCTGATATACCATCTTTGACTATAAGTTTATGTTCATGAAGAGTTGTTACATGTTATATTTAACAAGTCCTATCAAAGTTGCTAAGTAATTCATGCAAGGTAAATGGTTgaaaaatttactaaaattaattttttgagaaCTTTTATGGGAGCTTCTTggtatatataatatcataattgGACAAGCctcaaaaataatatgaaaccTTAATCATGCATTTATCtcgtgtttttattttgtttgcctACAAgagaagcaataaaaataaactaataacaTCAACAATATCCCTTAATATAAACACAACATTAGAAAAGCCAAAAAAACACTAGTTAGTTTAGAGAATAATTATCTATGGATGATGATGAATTGGAGATACAAATACCATGCATGTACATTCATGTTCTTGCAAGATTACTATTTTCCTTCATTCAGTTCATTTTCTCTAGCTTATTTTTTCAGCAAGTAAAATGAATCTACAATGTAAAAGATATAAAACATTAGTtctaatatatatcattcagaAACCATATGACAACAtgtacaaattatataaaacatgTATGTAACATATGTTCACTTATTTTCATATCATATAAAGGAGTATAAAAAACAATGAGTTCATAGTTAAGCTTTAATTCATGGATTCACTCAAATGACATCTGTGATCAAACTATAGTAATTCTcgcaatatataaatatacatctaaaaagaaacataattaaatcaatttctTGCTTAATGATTATTTCTTCTATCTCAAAGAAAAATAGCAGTTGCATTATTACATATACATCATCATATCAATTCATATAAACTGTCAGAAGTTTTGCAAATTAATTCAACAACACACCAAagtgatacatatatatataataattttgcttacataatatatatatatatatatttatgtatacaaGCATGCATATACTTCTACTTACCTCCATTCATTTGCCTTTGCCTATTCCATGAGATAATTTCTGATCAGTTTGTTTTTCCAGTGATGTTGTGGTTGATGACCGGAGAATGACCGACGAACAATGCAACATGACCGAAGAGCTTATCCTTCCTCGAGAACGTTGTACCGCAAGAGCACCGCCACCGGAGATCACCGCAATGCTTCTCATGTGTCCGAAGATCAGAAAGCACCGAAAAGTGCTTAAGATTACATCTCTTGCAAACATACATCTTCGGACAATGGCTTCGCTTATAATGATTCTTCGCGCAAATCATCGACTTCAATGGTTGGAACTTGGCATGATTCTTGTTCCACCTACAACCTTCTTGAGGACAAGAATACTTTCTTATAACATTATTATTCGTAGTATTATAACCCTGATCGCTGCATGCATTAATATTCTTCATAGGGTTGCTTAGTGCAGCATTGCTTTTGTATGCATCTCCATGAGCTCTCATGTGCATTCTTAGGTTTGCATCCCTCCTGAATCCTTTCCCACAAACTTGACAGTAATGAGTATACTTCGCTAAAAGATCGCCAGCTTCTAACTCGATAATAGCAGATTCCATCGAAGAAGAATTATCATGCGGCATCGGGTCGGTGTTCTTAATAGCTGAGTAGAAATGATGAGGAGTAGTAGCATTGGTAGCATGAAAGGGGTCAGTATGCACTTGTGATAACTCATCATAAGAAACCTTTGAGATGAGATTAAGATCATGGAGTTGATGTAAAGCATTGATAGTCGAAGAAGCTGTGAAGACGAGATCCCGAACAAGCAAATCGGCGCTGGAGATGGCTTCGGAGGTATCGGACTCTTGTTCAGCATGGTTCGGGGTGATGATAAGGGTAACTAAGGATTGAAGCTGACGAACCTTTTCTTTTAGGACTGAGAGGTTGTATAAGAGAGTTGTTTGAGGTTCCTCATGGCCTTGAGTTGACACCAAGTCATGATCCTCCATCCCTTCATATGTTTGGAAACCagtattcatcatcatcttcttaatttctttctttctttctttctttcttcttgttaaGTTGTTATCTTGTTCTTAGATCCTTATGATGTGATTTAAGAAATATAGGAGAAGGTTTTGAGTCAACTTAGAACTTGGGAACATCCCTGCATGAGCCTCCCTGGGATACCACCAAGGCTACATGAGACAATGGGTTATATTTTAAGTAGAAAGGATTAGAATAGTGGAGGGATGGCCAGGGGTCAAGGATTTGTTTAAGTATTGTTAATGTGGAGCTAATTTCTTGTTGGACTTTCattttgatgatgatctttgcaTGGTTTGATCACTTCAAAGTATGGCCACAAATAGATAGATATATAGGCTTTGCAATGTCTTATGTTCTTCTGtcgttttttttctttcttaaattttttggGTTCAGGTCAAAAGTTTTTTTCCTGAATAGCTGCAATTGCTGCTCAATTAAGTAATGCATCAGTATTGGTAGCATGTgttgttaaaatttaaaatatataaataaataataaagaaagaacTCTATAATgttgataaattattattattattataattatatataattttaaaaaaagaatgaaccacatgtattaataaaaatagtgaacaatgcaaaaatgagaaaaaataacTCGCACTATCAGGAGACAAAAACACCCGATAACAATtaattattctatatttatagttttttatgttacaatttctaatatatatatatatatagatatatatgatattcatatatatatatatatatcatatacatCTTTCAGTAAAAACATGTAGAAAGCTATGCATCCGTCTATCTCAACACGCACCGTTTGATGGTAGTTGCATTTTtggttttatgtatttttttactataaatgcTATAAAATCAATCCCTCTTAATATAGACAAccaaactataatttatttataaaaaactgAAGTATATTTGACATGCCATCTCATGAACTTTCttttaataactaaatttttttaaaaattaacatgcaagttttagttttttttttaaatttttgtaatttttaaaataaatttaagataaaaaGAGAGTAATGATATTTAGGTCGAATTAGTAGtttgaatgatgtggatgccaagttggcatccatATTAGTATCCACatcattctttttctcattttataaaaaaagaactaATTTCTCTTTATCATCTAATAAATTGAAAACTCCctccttaaaccctaaattataAACCGCAAACCCCGAGAGATTTGTGGTTTATTTTGCGCTTtataatttagggtttagggctttggattaagggtttagggtataggatttaggatttaggatttatgttttttgaattttgggttaaagatttaatatttgggtttaagattttagggtatcagggtttagagtttaggataaatctttaaattttaaaaattataaaacaagggtttagattataaaaaaattaaatcatttctaaaaaaaGATATAGATAAAGAATGACGTGAATgttgacatggatgccaacttggcaTTCACGTCATTCGGACTACTAtaaatagcattactctaaaaaacatagaatttgttatgaaacatttaaaatgaaTGCCCATTATATTTCTCTCAACTCCTCTTGACTCTTGGCGTTTCATTTGCCAAAAGTTTATTCAGTTTCTAAtttaaaccctatatatatacaccaaatGAATGATAGAgataataagaacaagaaaaagaacttcCACTACTTTCCTTTANNNNNNNNNNNNNNNNNNNNNNNNNNNNNNNNNNNNNNNNNNNNNNNNNNNNNNNNNNNNNNNNNNNNNNNNNNNNNNNNNNNNNNNNNNNNNNNNNNNNNNNNNNNNNNNNNNNNNNNNNNNNNNNNNNNNNNNNNNNNNNNNNNNNNNNNNNNNNNNNNNNNNNNNNNNNNNNNNNNNNNNNNNNNNNNNNNNNNNNNNNNNNNNNNNNNNNNNNNNNNNNNNNNNNNNNNNNNNNNNNNNNNNNNNNNNNNNNNNNNNNNNNNNNNNNNNNNNNNNNNNNNNNNNNNNNNNNNNNNNNNNNNNNNNNNNNNNNNNNNNNNNNNNNNNNNNNNNNNNNNNNNNNNNNNNNNNNNNNNNNNNNNNNNNNNNNNNNNNNNNNNNNNNNNNNNNNNNNNNNNNNNNNNNNNNNNNNNNNNNNNNNNNNNNNNNNNNNNNNNNNNNNNNNNNNNNNNNNNNNNNNNNNNNNNNNNNNNNNNNNNNNNNNNNNNNNNNNNNNNNNNNNNNNNNNNNNNNNNNNNNNNNNNNNNNNNNNNNNNNNNNNNNNNNNNNNNNNNNNNNNNNNNNNNNNNNNNNNNNNNNNNNNNNNNNNNNNNNNNNNNNNNNNNNNNNNNNNNNNNNNNNNNNNNNNNNNNNNNNNNNNNNNNNNNNNNNNNNNNNNNNNNNNNNNNNNNNNNNNNNNNNNNNNNNNNNNNNNNNNNNNNNNNNNNNNNNNNNNNNNNNNNNNNNNNNNNNNNNNNNNNNNNNNNNNNNNNNNNNNNNNNNNNNNNNNNNNNNNNNNNNNNNNNNNNNNNNNNNNNNNNNNNNNNNNNNNNNNNNNNNNNNNNNNNNNNNNNNNNNNNNNNNNNNNNNNNNNNNNNNNNNNNNNNNNNNNNNNNNNNNNNNNNNNNNNNNNNNNNNNNNNNNNNNNNNNNNNNNNNNNNNNNNNNNNNNNNNNNNNNNNNNNNNNNNNNNNNNNNNNNNNNNNNNNNNNNNNNNNNNNNNNNNNNNNNNNNNNNNNttgctatattatatagttttataacatagtttgtcttgctatattatatagttttataatacgTTATCAAACGACGAAGCTTTTAACCAAGTCTCGActaatccaatttctcggcaaatCCTTTTTTTCACGTAAGTACACAAACATGTCATGTCAAATCTTGCAAAACTtgattttgttgcccttgacatttcgggaaaaaattatttgtcatgggTGCTTGATGCTGAAATACATTTGAATGCTAATGAACTTGGAGAAACCAT
This window encodes:
- the LOC120258300 gene encoding protein SENSITIVE TO PROTON RHIZOTOXICITY 2; translated protein: MEDHDLVSTQGHEEPQTTLLYNLSVLKEKVRQLQSLVTLIITPNHAEQESDTSEAISSADLLVRDLVFTASSTINALHQLHDLNLISKVSYDELSQVHTDPFHATNATTPHHFYSAIKNTDPMPHDNSSSMESAIIELEAGDLLAKYTHYCQVCGKGFRRDANLRMHMRAHGDAYKSNAALSNPMKNINACSDQGYNTTNNNVIRKYSCPQEGCRWNKNHAKFQPLKSMICAKNHYKRSHCPKMYVCKRCNLKHFSVLSDLRTHEKHCGDLRWRCSCGTTFSRKDKLFGHVALFVGHSPVINHNITGKTN